The stretch of DNA CAGCGGCAGAAGACCACACCTAGTGCCACTCCTGTCAGCtaggaacaggaaacagaggctacaaaaTTGGCACACGCTCACCAAAGTTAGAAGACTGGAAAAACGTtgtctggtctgatgagtcttgatttctgctgcgacattcaaaTGTAAGATACAGAACTTGATCATgcccatccctttatgactacagcttacccatcttctgatggcttcttccagcaggataatgcaccatgtcacaaagctcaaatcatctcagactggtttcttgaacatgacaatgagttcactttactcaaatggcctccacacttcccagatctcaatccaatccAACAATCcagggatgtggtggaacaggagattCGCATAATGGATGTGCAgcagacaaatctgcagcaactgtgtgatgtTATCAAgttaatatggaccaaaatctctaagaaatgtttccaacaccttgttaaATCTATGCCAAGAAGAATTTAGTCAGAAAAGCAAAAGTGGGTCCAACttggtactagcaaggtgtacctaataaagttgtgtgtgtcatatatatatatatatatatatatatatatatatatatatatatatataatattttttcataacAGTATTATTGCCCCTATATTTAGCCTATGATCATAAAGGCCTCCCACTATAGCAAGTGCCAGTGTAGCTCCATTCACAGTACATCTACATgagaaaaacaacacatttaaaaaaaaatgttttacacagattttatacatttataaaaaatattttttttgcactttgaGGTAAGAAAATATTTTCCTTAGTGCTGGTATGCACAACGTATTTTGAATTTTTTCATCCATTGTCCTGAAATAGTACTAACCCCCAGAAATCTCCTACTTGCCTACCATGTAAAATGTGATGAAATCTAACATGTTTAATACTTTAGCAGCAgttctataaattatttttacagcGGCATTTAAGATATGATTGCCATTTAATGTTGTGGTTTCGGATGCGAGACGGCTGAAATGAGTCATGGTCATACATGACTTGACATTCAGGCGAGTGTCTGCTGACATCAGCTCTGGGCTTTGGCCTGGATGCTCATCCAACTATTAGGTGAGGGATCAGTAGCCTGGCTAGGCTTAGAAAAGTGAATGTCCTATCTGAATATTTCATGCAATGTAGACTATGATAAAAAATACATGCACTAGGAAAGCACCAGTGTAGGAGACTTGGAGATGGCACTGCAGATGCAAACCAAACAGCCAGTTAGAGCAGGATATTAGTGACAATAAGGATGATCATTACAGGTGATAAAAAGGGAGTAAAAGATGTATGCCTTACATCTTCAGTCAGTGTCACAGCATGATGTGCCTTATGctgtcatttgtaaatataatttgacaTAATTTTAATGTAGTAGACTCAATATAAGTAACAGCGCGTGTGTTGTATGCTGATTTACCAGTGAACAACAGATGTTTGCTGCCCCCTTGTGAATGAGAACTTTTAGCATGCTTGGTTTGTTGAGTATTTTGTCCATACTTCTAATGTCAAACCTATATAAAAAGCATATAGAGCTAATATCATATAAACTCTTTACTTTTGAtacatatgtaaaatatataaagagatagttcaccgaaaaatgaaaactcagtcatcatttactcgacctcatgtcgttccaaatctgtatgcattcctttcttctgctgaactcaaaagaagacattttaaagaatgttgcttaccaaacagttttggttcccattgactgaCAGatatgtgtcatcatttactcatataagggtgaaaaaattacAGGTGACTGTTTCCCATTAACCAGTAGTATCTTCTGTCTGTGTGCTACATTCTGCCTTCCACAGTTCCCTGAGGTAAAACACAAACACTCACGTCTCAAGGCTCCTGAAAAGTCAGTACATGTTGAATCTGTTGGAGACATGAGCTTTTTGAAAGCAATAAAAACGCATCCAAACACATTTAGAGTCGAACATCTACAGAGAGCACACTTCAAAAGCTATTATGAAATGAAAAGGTTTGTGGGAAGAGCGGGAAATTCTGCGGAGAGATCACAGGAGATCAATGTTTTTGATCAACAAAGAAAGACAAAAGACCTTGACAGACATAAACCTGATAAGCGGATATTGTCATAAAGCCTACGCTGCACATCTGAGATCAGTAAGTACTGCCTTTTCAACTTGTGAAGAATCCAAGAAAGCAAAGAAATGTGGTAATATTGATTTGAATGTTGAAAGCGGTAACTCTATGAAGTCTAACCACATGTTTGGCCAGAAGCATGACGGTTTGGTTGATGAAACCTCTGGTGATTGTGAGAGGGATCTGTCAGAACTCAAACAGCTGACTTCAGAGACCTATAAAACATGATGCAGCACTAATACCTACATTTCAAAAAACCGCCAGGATGATTATTTCAAAGCCTCATTGTCTCATTCAGAGTTATCCTCAAGTGAATGCAATGAAAAAGATTAGGATAAAAGTGATGGACGTCCTCAGAAGAGCCCTTTTCACATATCGCAAAAGCAGATCTCCTCGCCTCCTACACATTTCCCCCTTCACAGAAGAGCAAAACAAACGCCTCAAAGACAACAAAAAGTTGCTCTTCATATGCCTCATGTACCGAGGAACCCCTTATGTGAGCAAGGTGGTTCTTATTATATGAGTACACAGCAGCAAAACCATGGCAAGATGTTGTCAAGATACTTACAAAACCAAGACAGCATGAACAATGGCAGAAGTCACATATCGAAGGCAGCCATATGGTCTTGAGCTGCACATCAGTTGTTCTCAAAAAGTATCAGAGCATTTAAGAGTTCAGATGTGATGTGTGATGTTCTTCTGTTTGCactttaaataaacacacatttgaCCTTATATTTTACAGAGGATCCTCAGAACATGTCAGATAACAATGAAAACCATCATCCTGAAGTAAATTAGAATAATCCATCCCTTGTTTCATGGGCTATGGGTTCTTGAACTTTATAAGCAATCGATTTGTAAAGCTTTCTGTATACTATTATATGAAACCCATCATCCTCTAAGGGATTCAATTCCTTTCTGTCTGATCCACATTTCATGCACGGCCAGACATAATGCCCTACATTCAGTTCATCAATAGAGGCATCAATACCATTCTGCAAATGTTTCCAGGCTTGGAAAAGAAGCACAGATGCTCTTTCTTGAAAATATGTACTTGTTTTACCAACTTGAACAAAGTGTTAGTCAGAGAGATGCTGCTGCTGCTAATGGGATGCCTTTCCACATGCcttacaggtgtttttttttttttttttttgtaatggtttGAACAGCAgattaataaaatgaatttataaagcATGTTTGAAGATAAGAATAAATTCAGTGTAGACAAAGCTAATGATTGTACTGATTTCACAACTCGCAATCAAGTAAATCTCACATAGATATAAATGCAAGCTAAACATTTTACAGGTGAGTAAACATTAGCTGTGAATTACATGAAGTGCAAACTTTCCTCAGCAGAGAAACCAAACAGATGAAATCTTGGCTAATGCTTTTTAAACACATCTTTGTAGCCCTGTCACACACCAGtgattctcaacctttttttaaaAGGGCTTTCtacctacccttttaaaaatAATGGTTCCAAAAAAAGGAATTTTTAGTGATGGCGTAGCCATAGAAGCAGCATTTTGGTTCCCTAAATAACTTTTCactaaacagttcttaaaagaaccaattttcttagtgtgaaaaaccatttaataatctaaaaaaaaacattttccactatacactcttaaaaataaaggttccaaaagagaGGGTTGGCAATCAAGAAGAACAATATTAGATTTCCCAAAGAACTTTtcagtttacagttaaaataaatgtgacGGCATATTTAGTTATAAAACCCATCATGTCTTAATGAAACTAACAGAGACAGAGGTTGTGTGTATCTGTGCATGTGAGGTGATCTAACAAAAACATAAGTGCCAGGAGACTGTGGTGACATGTGGCACATCTCCCACACTCTGAACAGCTTGTAATGAGAACCAGTGGGGTTTCATCGTAGCCTAACAACCCTCGTGTTTGTTTCTGCAAATCTATCAGTAGTCTGTAGATTGCTGCTCTCTTGATGAATTCACACACTCCGAGTTGATTGCCTCTTCACTTTTCCAACTCAGTGCTCATATACTTGAAAGTTTTGCAGCTTTGTTTTTAACTAgcaatatgaatataaatttaaaagcATAGTGTGAAAGAGTGATTTTTAGTAAACACAACCTCATAAGATAATTTGCGACATTCAAAGCTTGATTGACTAAAACTGGTAATCAATTCAATTgaaggttgttttttttaatgacacaAACATTTCTAACCTACACCGAGCTAAGAAATGTACAAGCACTACTCAGGAACATCACGTAACAGCAGGCCAACAAAGTTTTATCATAATCAGTGTCAGATGCTCTAGGGGTGATGAACACTTGATTCCTTGTGGAGAACTCCAACAGTTTCCCACCTGACAATGAATAATCCAACACTGAGTTTTTTCATattaaagtcacatttattcGATCCCAAACAACAGACATCTTCACACACTGGCATCAATCCCAGAGTGAGAGAAATAATTCATACCACAAAAGCAAAACTCTCCCAAACCTTAGATATAACAGCAGTTGCAAAGCAAACGTGACTTTTACTAAAATGGTTGCACAATAAATGCCTGAAAGATGTGAGGACCTACAAAACCTTGACTATTGATGTGAACAAACTACAGTAAGTGGACATCAAATTTAATCACATGCATAAAATCCACGTTTATGGTGCTCAAAGTCTGATGTGACATGTAAATGTATTAGTTTTATATACTCGCTTTGGAAAAGCCATCAGTGATGAGTGAGCGACCTCTCCCCTCATTGAATAAACACTTTTGGTTGACACCAAAAAGTGACCTGCTGAAttactcataaataaataatacacagtGAAAGCTGTAAATAGCAGATATCCCTCTTTGAACCTTGTTGATCTTTATATAGAGAAAGCCCACTAACAAAAGTAAGCATGTTAATACTGTGCCTACACAATGATGAGAACAATTTTCCATAAAAAGCACACAATGTTAAGGGCCTTTCTAAAGTTCTTGGTCCCTCTAAACGGCGCACAGATCATTAGTTGAAGATGACAGCTTTCCACGCTTTGCTGGTTTGCCCGTTTCGAAACGGCTGGCTGTGCAGGGGTTTCAACTCAGGAAAATTTCAACTCAGCTCAGCAAGTCTGGTTGGAGGCCAGCTCTCTGAAGCACATCCTCAGGCATGCAAAACACAGGGTTCACTGGTTTGATCTGCTCATCTCCCAGCAAAGACAGACCAGCCACACCAAACAGAGTGTGGAAAGGATCCACCTGGATGGAAATAGAGAACACTGGTAAGAATGTACTGCAGAGACTGATAAGCTCTGTTTAAAGAATGGAAAGACCTAGAGAAACAACATGCAGAATATTTATGCATATGCAAACTTTTGTGTGACGAACTCCAAAGAGAGCTTACCATGTCTCCGGGCCTGTCAGCGAAGCCTCCAGTCTCTTCATCCTGGCAAGCAAGAATAAAACTGCGCAGTTTTGCTTTGTCAATCCAGTGAATTCTGCCAATGATCTTCAAAGAGGCAAGAACCCACCAGGAATAGCAGACATCAGGCAGctgaaatcagaggaaaaaacatCATTGTGTTTGGTCAATCAGCTTGTAATAAATGAATGTATGATATAAtctaaaattaagttttataaacattaaataaattgaatttcaTTTGTGCTTATTATTTATGGTCAATTTTAATTTGGGTTTAATATGTTTTATGGTTCCCAAACAGTTTTAATTgaatctatatatttaattactattttttttattgtgttttctttgcacaaaaaattattcttcataacattatggttgaacaACTGACGTAACAAGTACTTAGTACCTTTCATGGCCTTGAACGTTTCAGTTGTGTtgatgtctatggagggtcagaaagctctcggatttcatcgaaaaatttgtgttccaaagatattCGAAAGACTTacgggtttagaatgacatgagggtgaattactaatgacagaattttcatttttgggtgaactatcctttcaaTTCTTTCATAcataagtttaaaatattcttgCTTAGCCCCCAGCGTGAGGTTTTTTTTAGGCGACTGTTATTTTAGATCATATTTCCTTATTGTTTCCATTGcgatgcttgtcatgtgacacaacttAGCCACAATAGATCCgtatgacacatggatcgcttttatttagattttcctgttttattcaaaatattcacaaacatgCTCAATATATTATGAAacatctgatattccgattctgaaatatgtgcaagtaaatatatttggtcgtttaaaaaatgtttatattgacCGTGTTAGttgaggcttgagactgtcccattgactgcaaagtaagttacactgtcaaggtccagacaagtatgaaaagcatcgtcagtcTAAAGTACATCTTACCTTCTCTGGTCTCCCATTTAAGCCTCCTGATGGTAACTGTCTTTCACAGAGCCACCAACCCAACAGATCCGCATTTACTTGATGAAGCCTACCGGTGATAGACAAGAAACCCGTGCAGCAGTAAATCTAGAGACAGGATGAGAAGAACATATGATTACAATGCATGAATACACTAAAATGGTTTAAAGTCAAGGTGGGCATGAAATACCTCAGACAACTCACCTGACCAGCATGGGACTCTGAATCAGGCCTACAACCAAACCCACCATCAAAGTTCATACAGGACAGCACAAACTCAACGGCCTTGTCCACATTGATCTCATCCAACTTGCCCTGCACAGAAAAAAACCTTGAAAAGCTGCAAGAAACACTTAAAAATgcagttaaatataataattgaatACAAAAGAATTCAGACCAGTAGTGCCAACGTCGCAACCGCACAAAAGGAAAACCGTGTATCTATTTCTCCTGTTAATGAAAAAAGtgagcatttatatttatttacatataatacttaaaattgtttattccagtaatgaattaataaattaatgaatgaatgaatgcacccCATTTGTCTCCTGCGAACGAGCCATCCTCCTGCTGCAGTCCTTTAACATAGTCCACCACTTTGTCCACATCAATTACATTAATGCTATCATACAACGACAGGATCTAAAGGAAGTAACACACATCTTTTCATGGATTCCCACTTTTGTGTAGTAATTTCTAGAACCaatcattaattcattattatgaTTGCCTTCTAGATTTAGCAGATTCCTGCTGACCTGTACAGCACTGAGGGTGTAGAGGAGATGAGGGTCGTGGCCGATGCTGGCGCTGATGCCTCCACAGTCATGCTGGCAGGACTTGATGAACTCTATGATCTCCTCGCAATTCATTCGAGACAGCTGACCCATCAGGTCCATCACTGTCAGACCCCAATAGATGCCACTCATTCTTAAGTACTCTGACAGCGTGTACTCCTGCAGGAGATGGTgcacaatatatttattactttttgaaggaaaaccttttttttttttttgcatttttgtaagcCATCAACTTACATAGTCATCCTTCTTGGAGCCATAGGCTGCAATATAGTCTGCATGCTTGTCTAAGAGGAGCGTGTTTGGAGCATCAGGTTTAATGATCACGTCTTTAACCTGGGTCCCCTGCAAAATAAAGTTGTGGCCATCACTTTCTGCCAATAAGTTCAAAAACTACAGTTTGACGCATTCATTTGAACCCAGACTATAAATTGTGCTGAGCCGACTGGGCGGATGACATGACATGTTTCTGCTGCTCTTGTTCTCATCTTTTAGTGTGCGCTAATTTTCTTCACATTCGCAGTAAACCGCATGCTCTTTCATTATGAGTTGAACACGACATCATACACTATTAATTACGTTTACCATAAAAGAAAAGTAGTGTGTTTTACATTACCATCCTGACGGAGAAGCAAGATAGAGAACTACAGGCTGACTCCACCAGTCACACACATATTACATCATCACATGTCATTTCTACGGGTGCCAGTAAAGGACAAAACTCATTTAACGTCGACGTTATTACACATAATAGAAAGCTAAAGATGATTCTGCAAATCGCATCTAAACATCGGTACATTGTCCCATGAAAAACTTTTCTTAAACACACTTGCCCAATAATAAGTGTGGTCGAATTTACGTTTTATTAAAAGGTTCCACGTATTTTACGCCTGTTTtgatttattaaagtatttttagtaagcaaaacaaacaaacaactctgTTAACGTTCTTTGTATTCCCGGGGGCTGTTCCATAAAAGCAGCTTAGAAAAGCGGGGATTAAAGTCCAAAACCTGACTTGAATGAGCCGAGCTAAACATCCGCGCTTAAATTGGTTCCATAACAGTAAGTTGAGGATCATGTGATTTTACTAATTTGAGTCAGGTTTAAATAGTCTAGATAATTGCGCGTGCACGCCATTGTTTAAAAGTCCTGAAAAGTCGAGCATGGGTCAATCGATTTACTGTGGGCTACCATGGCAACAAAAGGAAAAGATAGAGCAGCGATGTTCACGGCAACGGAACAGCGTTTGCTATTGGAAACATATGAAGAATTTAAAGATGTCATCACCAAAAAAGGCAATACAGCGGCAATAAATAAAGCAAGAGAGAAAGGTTGGCAGGAAATTGCTGATCTTCTCAATGCGTAAGTAGCGGtgtaagctatttaaaataatttatcaacATTGAATGTGTGTCACAATACATTGCAAAGTTTGTGTGTGAATAACAGTAATGTTAATTGCTTTCATGCAGCAGCAACTTAAGTGAAGCAAAAAGAACCTGGCAGcaggtgaaaataaaatataaaaatatagttcaGAATGGTAAGTAAATCTAATGGGATGTATATATGTAATCAATGCCAGCTTGAAGTTACAActattcagggttttttttttttatgtattttttttttaattgcagcgaCCAAAAAGAAGACTGAGGTTGCTGGCACTGGGGGAGGGCCACCACCAGCCAGCTTCACTCCTGCAGAGGAGCTGGCTTTGGAAATTAATAAAGGGAGGCCCGTCCTTGAGGGAATAGAGGGGGGGACATCATCTAAAATTATATCACGTAGTATAAGTAGTGAGTATataaaaggtgtgtgtgttttattagcaTTATTCCTTCCTGACTAACTGATTTCCTCCTTCCTTAGGCATTGTAAACCTAAGTACATCATAGCAGTAATGTCACGTAGAAGTACTTGTGCTACTGTAATGGtgcattttggtaaaaaaaatatattttttttctatcaagATTCTGTATGCTGTATGGATCCACCAGACATCATGTTGCCTGTGAGTATGAGACCTTTTCAATAAGACATGTAAGCTAATGATTTTAACTGAGTTTAATCCGTGGTCACAGGGAGAAGTGATGGGAgttgaggaggatgaggagactGTCTGTATGTTCAAGGAGGCCTGAGGTAGTCACAGGTTCCATGTGATACTTTATTGAATATAAAAAGTGTACTTGTGTGATAAAATGATCATAATGTGTTTTCAGGATGCTGACACTGTTCTAGAGCCCTCTCAGTCTGGGACAACATGTGACAAAGTGAGTATtaagaaatgaaaacaatgtgacAAGAGTATTCAATGAAATAACTTAAATCTATGTTGCTACAGAACCCAGAAAACATAAAAGGAGTGTATAAACGCTACCTCCTTAAACAAATGGAAGTGATTGATATCGACATCCAGTATAAAAAACTGAAGATGAGGAAGTTGGAGCTGGAAATTCAACAGCTACAGAAAAATGCAAGTAGAACTAccatttttaaaaaaggaaaagaaaaaaaaagccctttTTGATCACTTTCCacaacatttatttgtgtgttttcaccCCTAACAGGCAGATTCAATCTGAATAAAGACAAATCACATTATATACTTTGACTTCTGTGTGTTTGTTCAACTAAGGAGAAAGTTGAGGGGCCAGTGGAACATTTTAAAGGCTACACATGGTTTAGAtcatattaagcaaaataattatttgcatatgTGTCTCGTATAAGTCTGCCGGTTTCGTTTTCTTCCAATACTGCCTCATTGCCCCAGTCTTCCTCTTCAGCAATCCTTGGTTGCCTCTCTCTCCTCAGACAAGCAATGTCATGGAGCACTACACAAGCAACTACAATGTCACATGCCCTAGGTGGAGTCACTCTGAGGTGCTTCAGGCACTGAAACCTTGACTTTATCAGCCCAAATGCCATCTCTATACGACCTCTTGTGTGTGCATGGGCAATGTTGTAGTGGTGCTGTGCCTCTGTCTGGGGCTCCTGATAGGGAGTCAAGAGGTAAGGCAGGCATGGGTATCCCTTGTCTCCCAGCAAAACTCCTGAGAATTCTCCTGCATAGACAgaatgaatatatagatatataatgtttttttttttttctttttctaagacTTTTTGCGATTTTAAGTGATTACTAGCATACCTCTTGCTAGTTGCTGGTAGAGAGATGAGGCTCTAAAGATTCTGGAGTCATGCACAGAGCCTGGCCATTTGGCCTCTACATTTGTGATGATGCAATCTGCATCACTAATcatctaaaataaatttaaacctgTAGGTCACTACATTTTAATTGCAATGAACTAAACACTGGTGCCCAGCTTAGTACAGAACACTCAGTGCTAGAGCATAGCCTTCAATATCATCTCAGTGGGACCGTACCTGTACATTGATGCGGTGTACTGATCTCCTATTCACAAAGTCCGCTTCATGTGGACCAGACGGACACTTAATACGCACATGGGTGCAGTCCAATGCACCGATAACATTTGGGAAAcctaggaaaattatttttttaaattttcccaTGTAAAATCAACAGTCAAGAAATATTTCCATGTTTTATAGTTATTTGAACTTACCAGCTATTCCATAAAAGGCATGTTTAACGGTATGAATAGCTTTGTGGCCAGGGAATGTGATGAACACATTGAGTAGTCTTTTTAAAGAAAGGTACACAGTTCGTACAGAGCGGCAAACTGATGCTTTGCTGATATTCTCTGCATCTCCAACTG from Carassius gibelio isolate Cgi1373 ecotype wild population from Czech Republic chromosome B2, carGib1.2-hapl.c, whole genome shotgun sequence encodes:
- the rabggtb gene encoding geranylgeranyl transferase type-2 subunit beta isoform X1 — encoded protein: MILNLLLWNQFKRGCLARLIQGTQVKDVIIKPDAPNTLLLDKHADYIAAYGSKKDDYEYTLSEYLRMSGIYWGLTVMDLMGQLSRMNCEEIIEFIKSCQHDCGGISASIGHDPHLLYTLSAVQILSLYDSINVIDVDKVVDYVKGLQQEDGSFAGDKWGEIDTRFSFCAVATLALLGKLDEINVDKAVEFVLSCMNFDGGFGCRPDSESHAGQIYCCTGFLSITGRLHQVNADLLGWWLCERQLPSGGLNGRPEKLPDVCYSWWVLASLKIIGRIHWIDKAKLRSFILACQDEETGGFADRPGDMVDPFHTLFGVAGLSLLGDEQIKPVNPVFCMPEDVLQRAGLQPDLLS
- the rabggtb gene encoding geranylgeranyl transferase type-2 subunit beta isoform X2 — translated: MFSSAHSSQGTQVKDVIIKPDAPNTLLLDKHADYIAAYGSKKDDYEYTLSEYLRMSGIYWGLTVMDLMGQLSRMNCEEIIEFIKSCQHDCGGISASIGHDPHLLYTLSAVQILSLYDSINVIDVDKVVDYVKGLQQEDGSFAGDKWGEIDTRFSFCAVATLALLGKLDEINVDKAVEFVLSCMNFDGGFGCRPDSESHAGQIYCCTGFLSITGRLHQVNADLLGWWLCERQLPSGGLNGRPEKLPDVCYSWWVLASLKIIGRIHWIDKAKLRSFILACQDEETGGFADRPGDMVDPFHTLFGVAGLSLLGDEQIKPVNPVFCMPEDVLQRAGLQPDLLS
- the rabggtb gene encoding geranylgeranyl transferase type-2 subunit beta isoform X3, with translation MGTQVKDVIIKPDAPNTLLLDKHADYIAAYGSKKDDYEYTLSEYLRMSGIYWGLTVMDLMGQLSRMNCEEIIEFIKSCQHDCGGISASIGHDPHLLYTLSAVQILSLYDSINVIDVDKVVDYVKGLQQEDGSFAGDKWGEIDTRFSFCAVATLALLGKLDEINVDKAVEFVLSCMNFDGGFGCRPDSESHAGQIYCCTGFLSITGRLHQVNADLLGWWLCERQLPSGGLNGRPEKLPDVCYSWWVLASLKIIGRIHWIDKAKLRSFILACQDEETGGFADRPGDMVDPFHTLFGVAGLSLLGDEQIKPVNPVFCMPEDVLQRAGLQPDLLS